In the genome of Raphanus sativus cultivar WK10039 chromosome 4, ASM80110v3, whole genome shotgun sequence, one region contains:
- the LOC130510764 gene encoding putative F-box/FBD/LRR-repeat protein At1g22000 translates to MLGKLLSCFSSIHVGLQVGYLISILLEKGIPKLLEQTSRRFPKRNLKSFEVEDRISALPDDLLVRILLFVPTKYAVLTMILSKRWRSIWKMVPELNYLEMINDDTNKVIIGGLLGRLLERFFGRSDQRRQWLLRFIDESLQAHKAPVLESLLIEVDTGRQVDVDVGNWIKKAVHRRVRELGFILRWSAEPTRLPNNLYTCDTLVSLGLSNKVLVDVPSLACLPSLKNLQLDSVVYKDEDSLARLFLSCPLLKKLIVERHHQDNVKVFNIKAPLLVFLSYHYVELKPHDEGIEGSLVIDSPALKKIFITDHSRDSYSIANEPRLEKANINFLFYPDYRFRTSLSSLMCVEFVLS, encoded by the coding sequence ATGTTAGGGAAGCTTTTATCATGTTTCAGCTCAATTCATGTTGGGTTGCAGGTGGGATATTTGATTTCGATACTACTAGAAAAAGGGATTCCAAAACTGCTAGAACAAACATCCCGACGATTCCCGAAGAGAAACCTCAAAAGTTTTGAGGTAGAAGACAGAATAAGTGCGTTACCAGACGATTTGCTTGTGCGGATATTGTTGTTTGTGCCAACAAAATATGCAGTGCTTACAATGATTTTGTCAAAAAGATGGCGGTCTATTTGGAAGATGGTGCCAGAGCTCAACTACCTAGAGATGATCAATGATGATACTAACAAAGTAATTATTGGCGGTTTACTTGGTCGTTTACTTGAGCGTTTTTTTGGCAGAAGTGATCAGCGACGACAGTGGCTTTTGCGGTTTATTGACGAGTCATTACAAGCCCATAAGGCACCTGTTTTAGAATCATTACTTATAGAAGTCGATACAGGACGTCAGGTTGATGTTGATGTTGGAAACTGGATTAAAAAAGCGGTTCATCGTAGAGTCCGTGAGCTAGGGTTTATTCTCAGATGGTCCGCAGAGCCTACTAGGTTACCTAATAACCTTTACACATGTGATACACTCGTTTCTCTAGGCCTTTCCAACAAGGTTCTTGTGGATGTTCCTTCTCTAGCATGCCTCCCATCCCTCAAAAATCTTCAACTTGACTCTGTGGTATACAAAGATGAAGATTCTTTGGCCCGATTATTTTTGAGTTGTCCTCTTCTAAAAAAATTGATCGTGGAACGTCACCACCAAGACAACGTAAAAGTTTTCAATATAAAAGCCCCTTTGTTGGTATTTTTATCATATCATTATGTGGAATTAAAACCACATGACGAAGGCATTGAGGGGAGTTTAGTAATAGATTCTCCGGCTTTAAAGAAAATCTTCATCACAGATCACTCGAGAGACTCTTACTCGATCGCAAACGAACCTCGCCTTGAGAAGGCAAATATCAACTTCCTTTTCTACCCTGATTACAGGTTTAGGACATCTCTTTCCTCGCTCATGTGTGTCGAATTTGTTTTGAGCTAG
- the LOC130511401 gene encoding putative F-box/FBD/LRR-repeat protein At1g22000: MLLQNSPNLKVLLIDKTFLQLAEELPLSWNQPSSVPGCLSTHLEIFEWREYEGRNEEREFINYIFANSECLKRAGFSLKSTSNHKDRKKMKDLESMYRVSASSQLLFSTHVEYMSVSDELRA, from the exons ATGTTGCTTCAAAATTCTCCTAATCTAAAAGTTCTTCTCATCGACAAG ACATTCCTTCAACTTGCGGAGGAGTTGCCACTTTCATGGAACCAACCAAGTTCTGTTCCCGGATGTTTGTCAACCCATCTCGAGATATTTGAGTGGAGAGAATATGAAGGAAGAAACGAAGAGAGAGAATTCATAAACTACATCTTTGCGAACTCAGAGTGTTTAAAGAGAGCTGGATTCTCTTTGAAATCAACCAGCAACCATAAAGatagaaagaagatgaaagatttGGAGTCTATGTATAGGGTTTCAGCATCATCCCAGCTTCTCTTCTCCACTCATGTAGAATATATGAGTGTTTCAGATGAACTGAGGGCCTGA
- the LOC130510950 gene encoding serine/threonine-protein kinase ZRK3-like: MDSMVKKLKNNLSSGSFRKNKERSIKKQMRFLENGSILLKELIADCNGKTIPIRSFSSSQILKATNHFDASCSIAQEGFYIWYRGVIEDRSYMIKRFSEYKVTDRRVGEVYKDIVLSARMSSHSNFLKLLGSCLEFPFPVLVFEHAEHGVLNPRGGVTTINGEESLLPLSLRLKIAKEIANALAYLHMAFPKIIIYRDVKPMHVFLDKNWTAKLSDMSFSISLEEGKSQIEAEDVLGTYGYLDPLYFATLVVSEYTDVYSFGVLLMVLLSGRSVYFTVSDGYQVGILEYVKGLNEVGKLIEVIDPMMMKDVTSAQRLQVEACVLLAVRCCKERDEDRPKMIQVAKELKRAETSFLRDPLF; encoded by the coding sequence ATGGATTCAATGGTGAAGAAGTTAAAGAACAATCTGAGTTCTGGTTCGTTTCGGAAGAACAAGGAAAGAAGCATAAAGAAGCAAATGAGATTCTTGGAGAATGGAAGCATCTTACTCAAAGAACTCATCGCTGATTGCAACGGTAAAACCATTCCTATACGCAGCTTTTCCTCTTCTCAGATCCTTAAAGCTACCAACCACTTCGACGCCAGTTGTTCTATCGCCCAAGAAGGGTTCTACATATGGTACAGAGGAGTTATCGAAGATAGATCTTACATGATCAAAAGATTCTCCGAGTATAAAGTCACTGATCGCAGAGTAGGAGAGGTTTACAAAGACATAGTCTTGTCTGCTCGGATGAGCAGCCACAGCAACTTTCTTAAACTACTAGGATCTTGTCTCGAGTTCCCTTTTCCAGTTCTTGTTTTTGAACATGCAGAACATGGAGTCTTGAATCCTCGAGGAGGTGTTACCACCATTAACGGGGAGGAATCTTTACTGCCTTTGAGTTTGAGGCTAAAGATTGCAAAGGAGATTGCGAACGCTTTGGCTTATCTTCACATGGCCTTCCCTAAGATCATCATATATAGAGATGTTAAACCGATGCACGTTTTCTTGGACAAGAACTGGACCGCAAAGCTGTCGGATATGTCTTTCTCAATATCGCTCGAGGAAGGAAAATCACAGATAGAAGCTGAAGACGTGCTGGGTACGTACGGGTATCTAGATCCGTTATATTTTGCAACATTGGTTGTGTCGGAGTATACTGATGTGTACAGCTTTGGAGTCTTGTTGATGGTTCTTCTCAGTGGTAGATCGGTTTACTTCACCGTATCTGATGGCTATCAGGTAGGTATTCTTGAATATGTGAAAGGGTTAAACGAGGTTGGGAAGCTCATTGAAGTAATTGATCCTATGATGATGAAAGATGTTACGAGTGCTCAAAGATTGCAGGTGGAAGCTTGTGTTTTACTTGCAGTGAGATGTTGTAAGGAGAGGGATGAAGACCGACCGAAGATGATCCAGGTAGCTAAAGAACTCAAGCGGGCTGAAACATCATTTCTAAGGGATCCTCTGTTCTGA
- the LOC130510951 gene encoding serine/threonine-protein kinase AFC1-like isoform X1: MERVRGPLPPHMVLRADRRSERYFRRGAKLDWPEGVTSRDSLKAVWKFPRLPHVDHSAKDDLIDLLQGLLEYDPPVRLKAREVLSHPFFTRSLEQSIPFNPIPSSIFI; the protein is encoded by the exons ATGGAAAGGGTACGAGGACCGTTACCGCCTCATATGGTGCTCAGAGCTGA CAGGCGCTCTGAGAGATACTTCAGGCGAGGTGCAAAGTTAGATTGGCCTGAAGGTGTGACATCAAGAGACAGCTTAAAAGCAGTATGGAAATTTCCGAGGTTACCG CATGTGGATCACTCAGCAAAAGACGATCTGATAGATTTATTACAAGGGCTGCTTGAATATGATCCACCGGTGAGGCTCAAGGCAAGAGAAGTATTGAGCCATCCATTCTTCACAAGAAGCCTGGAACAAAGTATTCCCTTTAACCCAATCCCCTCATCCATTTTTATATAA
- the LOC130510951 gene encoding serine/threonine-protein kinase AFC1-like isoform X2, which translates to MERVRGPLPPHMVLRAERSERYFRRGAKLDWPEGVTSRDSLKAVWKFPRLPHVDHSAKDDLIDLLQGLLEYDPPVRLKAREVLSHPFFTRSLEQSIPFNPIPSSIFI; encoded by the exons ATGGAAAGGGTACGAGGACCGTTACCGCCTCATATGGTGCTCAGAGCTGA GCGCTCTGAGAGATACTTCAGGCGAGGTGCAAAGTTAGATTGGCCTGAAGGTGTGACATCAAGAGACAGCTTAAAAGCAGTATGGAAATTTCCGAGGTTACCG CATGTGGATCACTCAGCAAAAGACGATCTGATAGATTTATTACAAGGGCTGCTTGAATATGATCCACCGGTGAGGCTCAAGGCAAGAGAAGTATTGAGCCATCCATTCTTCACAAGAAGCCTGGAACAAAGTATTCCCTTTAACCCAATCCCCTCATCCATTTTTATATAA